From a region of the Dictyostelium discoideum AX4 chromosome 2 chromosome, whole genome shotgun sequence genome:
- a CDS encoding hypothetical protein (Similar to Homo sapiens (Human). Sec13-like protein) — protein MRVFHRLSTAHDDLIHDVSYDFYGKRLATCSSDQKIKVWDQNDNQKWELSAEWKAHSGSVWKLAWAHPEYGQVIASCSFDRTVCIWEESEDEKGQKKWQLKAHLVDSRDSVTDIKFAPKSFGLRLATCSSDGYIRIYEAMDIMNLSQWTIVEEFESQKGTSNCISWNPSSYDKPMIAVGSNEPYIKIWEYSETARKWLQIDTLTAYPIGSTISSSNLNSGGGIGGGIGSGIGGGIGGGIGGAGGSIGGVSGVNNSSMGNLGSGIGNNINNSNINNISVGVGSGVGGGVGSGVGGSLNNGLNSAQGNSIGNGNIGSLNNISGNSGGLNSNSLMSGANSSINVSSGNNSIYSNNNFDSSSDGGSRAIHDVCWAPNMGRSYHLIATASKDHKVRIWKLSSDKSKMELKEVMRKDDHKSEVWRVEWNITGTILASSGDDGNVCLWKCNMNGEWKLFSLISGEESTEDKYDR, from the exons ATGAGAGTATTTCATAGACTTTCAACAGCACATGATGATTTAATACATGATGTTAGTTATGATTTTTATGGTAAAAGATTAGCAACATGCTCATCAGATCAAAAGATTAAAGTTTGGGATCAAAATGACAATCAAAAATGGGAATTATCAGCAGAATGGAAAGCACATTCAGGTTCCGTTTGGAAATTAGCATGGGCACATCCTGAATATGGTCAAGTAATTGCATCATGTTCATTTGATAGAACAGTTTGTATTTGGGAAGAAAGTGaag atgAAAAAGGTCAAAAAAAATGGCAATTGAAAGCCCATCTTGTTGATAGTAGAGATTCAGTTACAGATATTAAATTTGCACCAAAATCATTTGGATTAAGATTAGCAACATGTTCATCAGATGGATATATTAGAATCTATGAAGCTATGGatataatgaatttatcACAATGGACAATCgttgaagaatttgaatcACAAAAAGGTACTAGCAATTGTATCTCTTGGAATCCAAGTTCATATGATAAACCAATGATTGCAGTTGGTTCAAATGAACCATATATAAAGATTTGGGAGTATAGTGAAACTGCTAGAAAATGGCTTCAAATAGATACATTAACTGCATATCCAATTGGTTCAACCATTTCAAgtagtaatttaaatagtggtggtggtattggtggtggtattggtAGTGGTATCGGTGGtggtattggtggtggtatcgGTGGTGCTGGCGGTAGTATTGGTGGTGTCAGTGGtgtaaataatagtagtatgGGTAATTTAGGTAGTGGTATtggaaataatattaacaatagcaatatcaataatatctctgttggtgttggtagtggtgttggtggtggtgttggtagtggtgttggtggttcattaaataatggtttaaatAGTGCTCAAGGTAATAGTATAGGTAATGGTAACATTggtagtttaaataatatcagTGGCAATAGTGGTGGTCTCAATAGCAACAGTTTAATGAGTGGTGCTAATAGTAGCATCAATGTTtcaagtggtaataatagtatctactctaataataatttcgaTTCTTCTTCTGATGGTGGTAGTAGAGCTATACATGATGTTTGTTGGGCCCCAAATATGGGAAG atCTTATCATTTAATTGCAACAGCATCAAAAGATCATAAAGTTAGAATATGGAAACTCAGTAGTGATAAATCAAAGATGGAATTAAAAGAGGTAATGCGTAAGGATGATCATAAATCCGAAGTCTGGCGTGTTGAATGGAATATCACTGGTACAATCTTGGCTTCATCcggtgatgatggtaatgtTTGTCTTTGGAAATGTAATATGAATGGTGAATGGAAATTATTCTCATTAATTAGTGGTGAAGAAAGCACAGAAGATAAATATGacagataa